CTGATTTTAATCAGTAATGTCAGAGTTTTCTGCAATTGTAGTTGCTGCTGGTCAGGGTAAAAGGTTTGGTGGAGATAAAGCATTTGTTGAAGTTTTTGGAAAATACCTTGTAGAATATTCCCTTGAAGTATTCGAAAGACATCCTCTTATTTCAGAAGTTGTTCTTGTGTTAAGCAGGCAGAACATCGCAAAGGGCGAGGAATTAAAGGCAAAGTTTCATAAGCTTACTTCCATTGTTGAAGGAGGGGCAGAAAGAAGTGAATCTGTTCGCAATGGGGTCCGCGAAGCAAAGGGTGAGTATGTATTGATCCACGACTCTGCAAGGGCCAATGTTAGCAAAGAAATAGTAAACAATGTGATAGCCGGCCTTAAAGAGTTTGATGCGGTGGTTCCGGGAATTCCCGTAAGGGATACCGTAGGTTACTTTGAGTCGGAAATTTTTTCTACCCAATTGGAAAGAGATAATCTGTATTTGATTCAAACTCCACAGGGTTTTAGGAGGAAATTGCTCCTTAAATGCTATGAAAAAGCGCAGAAAACATATACTGACGAATCAACTATGGTTTTTGACCTTTTGGGAATAAGGGCAAAGGTTGTGGAGGGCAGTTTTGAAAATTTTAAAATCACATATCCGGAGGATCTCGTCCATTTCAAAAAATTATTGGGAGGGGAGATGGGATTGAGGGTGGGTCTGGGCTATGACTCCCATAGGCTTGAACAGGGCAAGACTTTGATCCTTGGCGGAGTTGTTGTTTCAAAGGAAATTGGTCCTGTTGCTCATTCCGATGGAGATTGTTTGGTACACTCAATCATTGATGCGTTTCTTGGCGCTGTGGGGGATAGGGATATTGGATACCATTTTCCTGACAGCGATCCCAAATTTGCTGGTGTTTCAAGCTTAAAACTTCTTGGAGAGATCCTGGAAAAGTGGAAAAGCAGAGTGGAGATAATTAACGTTGACTCCTTTGTTAAACTGGAAAAGCCAAAGATTCGAGACTTGATACCAGAGATGAAGGGAAAAATTTCAAGGATTCTTGAAATCGCTCCAGAGAGAATTAACATAAAGGCAAAGACGGGAGAGATGGTAGGCCCTGTTGGCGAATCCCGGCTTATTGAATGTGAAACAATTATTCTTCTGAGATTTAAATCCTAAAATTCACTTTCAGGTTGGAAACTTATTTTGGGATAGGGGTTAACTATAGATGAGGCAACATTTTTAATGTGAGCACTAACCCTTTTGAGATATCTTGTTAATAGAGCTATTATTATTGCCTTCCTTGGCTTCAGGGAATCATCTTTTGAAACTTCCCTAAGCAATTCTTCCAGGACTTTATTTATTTCCAAATGTTTTTTCATAACGTATTCAGCCTTCTCTTCATCAGCTTCCTTAAGGGCTAAATAGGTTACGTCAAATTCGTGTGAAATGTCCTCGGAAATCTTTTTTAGTTTATTTATGTAGGAATCTTCGTCAAGTTTTTCAGGGTATATTTCAATAAGTTCAAACATGTTTTTACAATAATCTCCAATTCGCTCGATGTCAATTATGATACTGCTTAAAGAAAGGGCATAGGCAATATCCACTTTATCCGCGCCAAAAACAAGGTGTTTTAGAATCTTTTCTCTAATTTCTATTTCCCGTTTGTTTACCTTTTTATCGATAGAGTAAGGGTCAAAGCCTTCTTCAACTGCTTCGAATAGAAACTTGTTGGTCTCAATGTACATATATTTTACCTGGATCAACATTTCAAGGCCTTCTTCAAAGGCCTCCTGGAGCAAGGTTTTCCCTCTTAAAAGATCCCACAGTTTCCTTTTCATCTTCTACCTCCTAACCATATTATAATGGCTGGTACCACATAAAAGATTATAATAGTATACAGTAATGCAATAA
This genomic window from bacterium contains:
- the ispD gene encoding 2-C-methyl-D-erythritol 4-phosphate cytidylyltransferase; translation: MSEFSAIVVAAGQGKRFGGDKAFVEVFGKYLVEYSLEVFERHPLISEVVLVLSRQNIAKGEELKAKFHKLTSIVEGGAERSESVRNGVREAKGEYVLIHDSARANVSKEIVNNVIAGLKEFDAVVPGIPVRDTVGYFESEIFSTQLERDNLYLIQTPQGFRRKLLLKCYEKAQKTYTDESTMVFDLLGIRAKVVEGSFENFKITYPEDLVHFKKLLGGEMGLRVGLGYDSHRLEQGKTLILGGVVVSKEIGPVAHSDGDCLVHSIIDAFLGAVGDRDIGYHFPDSDPKFAGVSSLKLLGEILEKWKSRVEIINVDSFVKLEKPKIRDLIPEMKGKISRILEIAPERINIKAKTGEMVGPVGESRLIECETIILLRFKS
- a CDS encoding PhoU domain-containing protein, which translates into the protein MKRKLWDLLRGKTLLQEAFEEGLEMLIQVKYMYIETNKFLFEAVEEGFDPYSIDKKVNKREIEIREKILKHLVFGADKVDIAYALSLSSIIIDIERIGDYCKNMFELIEIYPEKLDEDSYINKLKKISEDISHEFDVTYLALKEADEEKAEYVMKKHLEINKVLEELLREVSKDDSLKPRKAIIIALLTRYLKRVSAHIKNVASSIVNPYPKISFQPESEF